The nucleotide window ACACTTTGGTGAGAAAACACTATTTCCGGTTAAACTTGAAAGATGGGGTCGGAAGGAAGTTTAATTCCGCTGAGGAGTTAATGCTAGGTGTAATAGCTGCCTCAGTATCTCAATTATTTGTTAATCCTTTTAATCTAATTGCAACACAGCAGCAGACGAGGAATGGTAAGGAAAGCACGTTAGGTGTGTTAGATGTTGTGAAAGAAATTTATCACGAAAGTGAATCTATCACAGGGTTCTGGAAGGGATTAAAGGTATCACTATTATTGACAATAAACCCTTCTATTACCTTTGCGACCTATGAAAAGCTCAAGGATGTTTTGTTCCCGAATGAAGCCCACAATACAGGAAAAGAACTAGTTGATTCTAACTCAGCGCTCAGCCCTGCACAGAACTTCGTTCTTGGTTTGCTTTCCAAAGTGGTATCTACTGTTGTGACGCAGCCTTTGATAGTAGCCAAGGCTTCATTGCAAAGATCAGGATCGCCATTTAAGGGTATCCAGGAGGTTTTCAGATACTTGTATAACCATGAAGGACTGTTGGCATTCTGGAAGGGATTGGGATTGCAAGTTCTGAAAGGCATGCTTGTGCAAGGCTTGATATTCATGTTTAAAGGGGAATTAACAAAGCTATTACGGTTAACATTGCGGTATATTAAGGCTTTGCAAACCAATAAGGGCTTACGGTCTCCACTCGTAACGCTAATATATCGCTGACGTAatgtttcttttttcttgggaactttttttaaaatattcaaatttttttaaaatataGACTTAAAAAGCCCATCTCTTTACATCTACAGAATATATACGAGTTATAGCCCCAAATAAGATGTCTCGTATTATAGTTAAGGGTCTACCGAAATATCTTACTGAAGATCGTTTGAGAAATCATTTTGAGAAACGTTTAAATCAAATACATCCTAGTGCAGATGGACTTCTCACGGATATTAAGATTATAAAAGATAGGCATGGCGATTCTAGAGGATTTGCATTTCTGGGTTACCGCTCTGAATCCGATGCTTTTGATGCCGTAAACTACTTTGATGGATCATATATTGACACCTCCAAGATTGAGGCATCGATGGCGAAGAGTTTTGCTGATCCAAGGGTACCAGTTCCTATGAGGGAGAAACGCAGAGAAGCATTAAAGCGACTAAGAGAGAAGGAAGAAGAGCTTTTAAGTCAAGGAAATAAAAAACGGAATATTAAACCAGAGGCTACAAGACGGAACATTAATGCAGATATTGCAAAAAACAAACAACTACAAGAGTTCATTGAAACCATGAAACCATCAAGCAAGGTTGCTTCATGGGAAACTGTTGGGAAAAGTAGTGGACAAGCTaaagaaaatgaagatTCTACTTCAAACCCACTTTTAAAATTATTGAGTGGTGCTGTGGAGGGTGAAGAGGAAGGCGGAGACACGTTTAAGATACCTGAAAACCACAGTGACGATGAATATACTGATTTAAATAAACATAAAAGTACAGAAGGAGAGGAGAATATGATGTCTTTGGAAGATTTTGATGCACAGAAGAAACCGAAAACAGATGAAGAAAGTACTTTGGCTCAGGATGAGACGGTCTCAGACCTGGATTGGTTAAAGAACCGCCGGATTAGAATTAGAGAAGGTGAAGATCAAGAAGCTAAACCTTCTGCTTTAAAAGAAGATGTTCCAATTGAACAAAAGCAAGATACAGTTGTTATTCAGGAATCAGAAGTTTCTCACGAGGAAGAGAATCTTGCCAAAATTAAGAAAACTGGCCGTTTATTTTTGAGAAATATCTTATATTCTGCCACTGAAGACGACTTCAGGAAGCTTTTCGAGCCATACGGTGAACTAGAGGAGGTACACATAGCGCTTGATACAAGGACGGGTAAGTGTAAGGGCTTCGCATACGTACTATTTAAAAACCCAGATCATGCTGCGAACGCATATGTTGAGTTAGACAAACAAATTTTCCAAGGAAGACTGCTTCATATTCTGCCTGCAGATGAAAAGAAGTCACATAGGTTAGATGAATTTGATCTAAAGAACTTACCATTAAAAAAGCAAAGGGAACTGAAGCGTAAAGCGTCCGCAACTAGACAAATATTTACGTGGAATTCTCTCTTTATGAACCAAAATGCGGTCTTAAGCAGCGTTGCTGCGAAATTAGGAATAGAGAAATCTCAACTTATTGACCCAGAAAATTCCAGTTCCGCAGTAAAGCAAGCCTTAGCAGAAGCCCATGTGATTGGTGACGTGAGGAAATATTTTGAATCAAGGGGAGTTGATTTAGCCAAGTTTGGTGACTTCAAAAAAGCTTCGGAACGTGATGATAGTATTTTACTGCTGAAGAATTTCCCATTTGGCACGACACGTGAAGAGCTAGCTGAACTATGCTTATCTTTTGGTAAGCTTCAGAGGATTTTAATGCCTCCAAGTGGTACCATTGCAATCGTTCAATTTAGGGACGTGACTTCTGCCAGGGCCGCATTTGCAAAGCTATCCTTTAAGAGATTTAAAGAGGGTATTCTTTACGTGGAAAAAGGGCCTAAAGGTTGCTTTACGCGTGAAGCGCAAGGTGACGAACTAGCGGCGGATGACAGCCAGAGCGAGGCAGAAGTCAAAGAGTTAAGAACTACAGTTGATGATATCAAATCAAGCAAAGAACAATCAGAAGTAGTAGATGAGGATTCCACTGTTGTCGATGGCCCAACTGTTTCTATATTTGTTAAGAACTTGAACTTCTCTACCACATCTGCACAATTATCTGACAAGTTTAGTCCTTTCTCAGGTTTTGTTGTTGCTCAGGTAAAAACGAAGCCCGATCATAAGCACCCTGGTAAAACTTTATCCATGGGATTTGGGTTTGTTGAATATAGAACTAAAGAGCAAGCACTAGCTGTTATATCTGCTATGGATGGTACTGTTATGGATGGCCATAGGATACAGTTAAAACTTTCACAAAAGAAAAGCGGGAATACATCCGAGAAAACTCCTAAGAAAAACACAGGAAAGATCATCGTCAAGAATCTGTCATTCGAGGCTACCAGGAAGGATGTCTTTGAGTTGTTCAGCTCATTTGGACAGCTTAAATCTGTCAGAGTTCCTAAAAAGTTCGATAAATCTGCTAGAGGTTTCGCATTTATTGAATTTTTGTTGCCAAAAGAAGCGGAAAATGCGATGGATCAACTTCAAGGCGTTCATTTATTGGGACGGAGATTGGTAATGCAGTATGCTGAACAAGAATCAGATGATGTTGATGAGCAAATTGAGAAAATGACTAATAAGATGAAGAAGCAACGCGCAACGGCTGAACTAGGTGCCATGATAAATGCAGGTAAAAGAAAGTTGAATCTTGAAGAAAATGACGAGAATGACGGACTAAATGGTTTTTGATCTTTAGTTTAATGCATAACTTTAATAAAACAACATATATATCAttgtaatatatatttagCATTTGAATGGCatttcattattaaataGTAAAATCAAATGTTTTATAACCGATTTGAAATTTCTCTACCTCAGCTTCCTCATCTTCCTTCCGCTGTTCACAGATTTTGGAATTCCATAATACTCTCCTTGGTAACTTTAAAAGAAAAGCGAGCACCCTCCTACCAAATTGAAGATCTAAACGCTCATCCGCTTCGAAGGTTGCAATATATATTTTAGGATCTGTTTTAGGAGTCTCATAAACAGTGAATTGTAGATAATTTGTGGCAGGGTCATTCAGTAGTACCAAATATTCTGCATTTTTGATTCCAGTGTATTCTTGAAACTCAAACTTTGCATTGGAGGTAAACCTTTCATTATTTAAGTGAACCTGTCTGTTTAAAGCGTTAACGAAGTTTGCGATAAAGTATTTTGGCACAGGGATAACCTGTTTATGATAGTGAATTGAATTACTTGAGTTTATTTCGAAGACAACAGTGCACATATCGTAATTCTTATAATTCATATTCACAATGCTTTCTTCAAACTTGCTCATATCCAACGCTAGAGGAGTATTAAGTATGTCATCTGATTTTGAATTGGAATGGTTTAATTTTGGAATGTGCTCTATTGGAATAATTAAGCAATGACCGGAAAATTCCATCTCATCTCTTGGAATTGATAATGGACCTTTTGCAATAGTCAGGTATGATAATTTGCTTACGGATATCACCATATGATCAGCAACGTTAGGGTTGCTTAAACAGAAATGACATGAGCTTGGCAAAAGAACTTTTGGCTTCTTCGTGGAGGAAGATTGTGGAGACTCTAAAGAGCGTTTCGCTCTCAGAAAAGGATTATCAATTATATTTTCAGGTATAATAACTTTTTCATCAGTATCGAAAGTAATATTAAATGCATAAGCCCATTTTTCACCGGTTCCGTAAATGCCCAAATTAATGAACCTTGTTATAATAGGATCTTCACTGTCATACCATTTAAAAGGCTCTAGTTCAAAAAAGTTTTCACCGAGTGCTGAAAAGTGGTAAAAAGGTTTTGTTGTCGTAACAATTTCATCTATAAATTCTCTTCCTAATGAAGATTTCCCCAATCTGATGACTGAAGGCCAGTAGTGGGTCAGTAAAATGTGTACACCAGAAGCCTTAGAAAATACGGTCATAATTTCATCCTTTAAATTAGCAACCCCATCATCATTAATAGTTAAGTATCCTATTTTTAATCCACAAGAGATTTGGTAGACGCCGTAGTTATTCAACAGTTTTATGTTTTCACATATTTCATGGGAGCCAGACTTATCACTTAAATTAGAACCGCCATTCGTAACAAAGGTTGGTCCGGTTACAGGCTCCTTAGGATCAAAAAGCAAGCTTTTTAAAGCTGATCCCAAAATAATCGAACAATCAAAAGGGCCAGATTTGGCATTTAGTTTAGCAGATTTCAGTAATATTTCTTGTAACGACTCACTATTTGCACCAAGAACAAGTCTGAAAATTTAAGTTAGTAAAAGGTTTCATCATAATCTATAGCACAATAAATAAGTGCTGGTAGCATAATGTAATTAACATACATTTTCGCTTTCGTCATTCGTGTGGTCCTTAATTTCACGCTATTTTACGATGCCTTCAAAAAGCATGTAATAAGAGCTGTTCACATTTATTTTTTCTACATAGTTAATTCTATACCTCGAGTACACATGCTTTCAGTACATAATAATTTAATCCAGATTTGAATCTTGTATATGATGAAAGACTTTGAACAATTCTTATTGCTGTATCTAAAATAGTTACTACTAGGGTAATATATGGGCCTAATATGGGACCAATTTTGTACACTATAGATATTAACGCACTAAGCAGCCGTTGAATATGGACGCTAATAAAATGTCGCAAAAGGGTCTGCATGCTCAGATCCATTGTACAACACACCACTAGAGCCAGTCTTACCTTTTCTATGCCTAAATGTGAAACCAACCAACGCCGCTCCGCTTGCAGAATCGGTTACCATGGCATGGAGTTTATCCTGTCTTTTGAAAACATCAGCGTATTTTGCCATATCTGCGTCATTAGTAAAATCATCAAAATAACCAGCATCCGTATCACTATCCAATTGGGGAATAAAAGGGGGGTTTAAGGTCCTCAAAGTGTTGAAATCTATTTCCGCAAAGTATCTCATCTTTTTAACATGTTCAAACGACCGCAACCTATTGATAGGATCAGCTATCAATCTAGTTATCAACTCCCATGTTCTGTCTGAAAAGGCAGCTCTTCCATTTTCACAAGTTGGTCTTCTCAAAACTTGTTTCCAACGTCTTAAGTTTTCGTATGTCTCATTACTTGAACTGCCGCTAAATGGGGTATAACCGACTAAACTTTCGAAAAGAATGCAACCTAGTGACCAATAGTCGACTGTGAAATCGTAATTCTTCGCTTCTAAAACTTCCAATGCCATGTAATCTGGTGATCCAACAGTAGAAGATGCATAATTCAGCTCTTTTTCTCTGACCTTATTGTACATCTTTCTTCTATAATCCATAGATGTTTCTTTGAATTCTGGGAATTCCAAATTTTTAACTTCCTCTAGTCTAATTCGCATACTTTCAATCCTTTCCATAGAAACTGTACCTGTAGCCAAGCCAAAATCAGTTAACTTTATGTGCCCCTTAGAATCGATCAAGAAATTTTCCGGCTTCAAATCTCTATGCGTATAACCTAACTTATGCAACGCGTCAACTGCACAAAACATTTCACTAATGTAAAATCTGGCATGAGGTGCTTGTAGGAATCTAGTATTGATTAATAGCGTCCTATAGTCACCACCCGGTACAAATTCCATGGCTAGATAAAGGCTTTGTGCGTCTTGGAAGGCATACAACAACTTAACCAACCACTCAGAACGAGTCGTAGTTAAGATGTCTCTCTCTGTCAAAACATGGTCTGTGCCATTCAATTTTGCAAGCAAGTTTTTATTTAATATCTTCAAAGCACAAATTTCCTTTGTGTCCTTCTTTCTTGCTAGATATACCTGACCATAACCACCTTGTCCTACTTGTGTGATGATCTCAAAATCTTTATTCTTAGGCTTCATTCGTCTTTTTCTTAAAATAGCAGTTTCCCTAGCCAAATAACTCTGCCATTCATCTGCGATTTCTTTAGATGTATGACATCCTTGGCCACGTTGTTGCTCAAGGTAATGCATAACTTGACGCGTACGTTCTCTCCTACTAATCACGTAATCAAACATATCGCAATAGTAGTCCAAAAAGAACATTTGGCAAACGCTCACAAGTCGTTTAGTTTTAATTGAGGAGGCTCTCTTATGAAAGTCAAGTGGCAACTTTTTCGGAGACCGAGTTAGATCAATATCGTCCTTTGAACGCTCATCTACTTCCATCAAAGAGTAATCATCCGCATTACGTGCTGATGTGTAGTACGCAGCTCCCGCCTGCTTTCCAGTAGGAGATTTTTGATTAGGCTTTCTTTGTAAATATCTAGAAGGAGTATGTGGTAATTCAGCGACACCCTGATTTTTGCTATCGATTTCAGCATCAAAACTCAGTTGGCCTAAGTCCTGAGTAAGCGCATCGACGTCTCTATTAGTGTTCTTAGAAGAATACATCATTTGTTTTAATTAGCCTTTTATGCCTATCAAGCAATATTCGTGATCTTCTATTTGTTTTATCCaattaaaaaaaatccCCTTCAACCTTGTAATAAGTTTTCAACCAAAAATCAAAGAAGTTAGCGCAAGCGTATGTTAGTGGTAGTACCTCGATTATAATCAACTTACTCCCTTACTATTCAACCTTCTTCAAGTTAGTAACTTAACGTTTATGTGTTCGAGCAATAAGAATGTAGATTTCAAGATATATTTTCCACGATATTGATTTTGTTTTATCACTTCCCAATTGGGCATAGTAAGTAACGAAAAACTACGAAAGTTGCACCGGCAACGGGGATAGGTACCTGAAATACCCTTAATCACTCTAAGGCATCTGTATGTAAACTTTTACACATATATAAGTTCTATATTCTATTACAAGTGTGATTTAATGTCATGTTATTGCATGATTTAACTGGGATACAGCTATGCGATGTAGTCATTAGTCCTCTATTTTAGATGACGAAAGTACCAATTGCTGTCAGTTAAAGCATTTTTCACATCCTTGGGTGAATTGACGTCGCTGTTGTTTTTATTAGGGGCTTCTCTAGACTGCTGGCCTAGATTAGGCCCTGCATATAGATCCCAAAACACGCCAGTATCCTGCCGGGCTTTTTCTACCCTCTGTTTCATTTGCTTTCTCACCTTTGCGGTGTTTCCAGAGGAAACGGCCGAAGTTACAACAGTTCCTATTGCCATACCCAAGCCAATCTCTTCGCCAAAAGCGTCCAACTTGACCTGTTCTTTAGCACCAAATTCGACACGGTTCTGCAACTGCCGAAGATGAGAAAGTTGGAACTTTTCTTTGTACTTCCTGAATCTGCGTCCTGCGCGCTTCTTCTTTACATTCTCTTGTGGTACAGGTAAAGGTTTTATTTTTGAGGTATTTGGGGGATCTTGGAGCTTCAGAAGCTTTTCCAGGATCTCTTCTTGCCACTTACGCCCAAGGCTGTCATCGCCCACTTCGCCTCTTTGACTATAGTCAACCCGAGCTGCTAATGATACCTTAGCGCATAACATGCGAACGGCTTGCTTTTGAAAGGAAAGAACCTGATCTTGTACCAATGGGGAGCTGAAGATGTGGCCTTGTTGGCGAACTCGAGATGCGTCAACCTGTTGAAGGTGCGAAAGGTATTTGGGTTTCCCAATAGACGCCAGATTGCAACTAGGTACTTCACTTAAGCCTTTAATTCCGCCTGTACTCGCTAACAGCTTTGCTGCTATATGTTCACCAACCAGCGCGCATACATTTGGAGCGACATTACGTATCTGTTTAGATATGAATGACACAATATCTTCATGCAATTTGTCCAAAATAAGATGTTTATCAATAATACCATATGTATAACTAATATCAATTTTTTGATCCGCCCGGAACCCTGTTTTCATAGCCATTGAAACAAGCAAACATTGTTCTTTCGATAAAATCAAATCAAGGTTTGGAGCCTTCGGATTTTTTTCTAGCTCCTGCAGTACACGAATATACTGATTTCTATCGGAGATAATGGTAGATAGCTCTGAAAACTTGTCCGCATAAGTAAATGTAATGTTGTTGTATATCACTTGTGCCTCTTTAAGAATTACTGGCTGTAACTGATTAAGAAGATCAAGGTCCGCAAACCCATTCTTATCCATCCATATCCGGAACTCTGGTTCAATAGCTAATAGCTTATCGACCAGAGGCTCCTCATCTAAAGCAGGATGATTTGATTTTTCTATTATCTGCAGTAATTTAGTTCTGGTATCTCCATGGTCATCTATCTTCCCTGGCGCTGTATTGTTTTCAACAATATCATCCTCACTTTCACTAAGATCTTGCAACAAATCTGATGTCAAACTCATAGGTCATGCGCTTAAAAATGTTAGTAGAATGTTAACCGCCACACATAACTAAGTACTGCTTAATGCAATTTTTCACAGAATCAAAACTCACTTTAAACGAAGTATTACTCAGGTCAAAAAATTTTCGGTACTACGCAATGCGATGCGATGAGATGACCTTAAAGTCCTTCTAAAATATAGGAAAAATCGATCAACTGTAATTTAATTCTCACTCTTATATTTTTATTGCTAACCTATCCAAATAAAAGATGTCTAATATAGTTGGGATTGAATATAACCGTGTCACTaatactactactactGAATTCCCAGGTTTTTCCAGAGACCAAAGTTTTGCATGGGATATCGAGGAATTCAAAAAAAATGCTGATATCAGGATCTCTCATTTAGATGAAAGAGAAGCAAACTTTGATTTGATCCATTTTGATACATCCATTGCCAATGCTTTCCGTCGTATTATGATTTCTGAGGTCCCTTCCGTTGCTCCAGaatatgtatatattttCAACAATACCTCCGTTATTCAAGATGAGGTCTTGTCTCATAGAATTGGTCTTGTACCTTTGAAGGTAGATCCTGATATGCTAACCTGGGTTGATAAATCGCTTCCAGAAGCTGAAAGATTTACAGATGAAAATACAATTGTCATGTCTTTAAATGTAAAATGTACACACAACCCAGATGCACCAAAAGATAGCACAGATCCAACGAAGCTATACAGAAACGCACATATATACGCCAGAGATTTGAAGTTTGAACCACAGGGAAAGCAGTTGGAAACGTTTGCTAAATGTCCTGTGGTACCAGCAGATCCTAACATCCTCTTGGCTAAGTTAAGACCTGGTCAGGAAATATCTTTGCGAATCCATTGTATTTTGGGTATTGGCGGTGATCATGCGAAATTCTCTCCCGTTTGCACAGCATCTTACAGATTGATGCCTCATATCAACATTTTAGAACCAATTACTGGTGATGATGCTAAAAAGTTCGTACAATGCTTCCCAAAAGGTGTTGCAGATATCAATGAAAATGGCGAAGCCTATATTAAGGATGCTAGGAAGGATACAGTTTCAAGAGAAGTATTGAGACACCCTGAATTTGAAAACAAAGTCAAACTAGGCAGAGTTAGAGATcatttcatcttcaacGTTGAAAGTGCAGGTGCTATGACACCAGAGGAAATCTTTTTCAAGAGTGTCAGAATTCTTAAAAATAAAGCTCAATACTTAAAAAACTGCCCTATTGCTCAGTAAAAGCTGAATGGCATCTGCATCTTTGTTTAGTGGAAGTTTTGTATGTACATTATATAGAGGTAATAGTGTCTCCGAATTCAATAGAAGACATGAGGAATTTTATGCATTAAATATTCAGACTAAGAAGGATGGCGAGACATTCCTTCTATCGGTCTGTTGGGAACTGTCCTGGTTGTGCACAAATTTAAGTGCTTCTCCCGGATTTAAGGTTATTATATTGATGTTTCCGTTTTCGTAGCTATCATTATCCATTAATAGGTGCTCGTCCTCTTCTGATAGCTGACTCTTCCTGAGAGGTGAAAAATGAACACAGGTCAAAACATATAAGGTAAACTGCGCTGCGAATATCATAAACTGGTAAACAATCGCCATTATGTTACCAGTGATATTAGATGTTGGAATGGACTCCCCAATGAACTGAAAAAACCAAGTTCCTCTCCACTCGCCCtgaattaaaaaattatCGTTGTTATAAGGCGAAGGCGTGTTCAGCAAAGCAGGATACCCATCATACTTGAAATTCTCAATCTTGCTTTCGTAGTCGGTAGGGAATAATATCCAAACTATAACTATAAGCCAATTCAACGTAAAAACACCATGAAACAGGGCCCGCTGCATGTTTACAATAACGTCTATAGCCATGCCTGCTGCCCGAGCTGTTCGCTGTTGTTCATCATTGTTTGCATCACTGTTTGACCCAGTACCAGATCTTCCATCCTCTAGGGATGATCCCGGTACACTATGCACATTTCCGGTAAACAATAACTGCCTCACCACCTCATCATGATCCGGAAATGGATTAGCCAAAACTGACTGGAAGAAACACcttaataaaaatattattatattcCCCCCGTATTTCAAATACGATAATACGATGATAGTATAACCAAGAAGCCATAAATGTTCGGTTAATTTTTCTCTAAATTGTCGAAGTTTAGACTTTTGTATACCTTTATATGTCGAAAGCTCCATGTTATAACTGAACTTCCTGCTAACCTCTTCCAAAGTTAGTTTTCGGTCTACAGTCTCCAGAATGTGAACAATCTTCTGGTTAAATTATGAATGTAACACTCCGATAAGTCAGGCATCTTTAATGACGATAAACACGTAAAGAGTGATTTTTGATAATAAGGCTAAAGTTAACGTTTAGTTACTAGTACAAAGGATCCGTTATAGATAAACACCTTGCGGTGTTGGCTAATAAAAACATCTTATATGATTATAAACTGTCCATTTATGGTTTGATTATTAGTTATTAGATGCAACATCTTGATTAGTTTCAAAGCTTAGGACCAATTCCTTACCGAATGCAGCAATTTCATGGAAAATTGCATCTTTGTTAAGCTCGACCATCTCTTTGTCAATAGGTTTAACGTTGCAATCCATATTGACCTTGAATTTCAGTGGTTTCTTCAACCATGGCTTTATTAAACCAGTAATGACATTAACATCGCCGTTTGGACCTCCACTAACACCAATATATCTGTGACTGGAAAATATAATGCTGTTCTTATATTTCATGTTCAGGTATTTAACCAACTGATAGGTTGAGTCCATTTTCTCGCTTAAAAGCGTTAAATCTTTAGGGAACTCGTTTATTTGTTCATCTAGATTCCGGAATCCATCCAATGACTGAACACCACTGGATAATTTTAGTGATTTAGGACTCTTCAATGTAAAGACGAAATCATAATCCCTTAATGCAGGGGTGAAGAGTAGATCTATTGTTTGGCTGTTCAAACCATGTAGCTGAGTAAGGTTGACTGCTACTTTTGCGAGCGCTGTCAATCTAGTTGCAATAGGCAAAGGAATAGCACTCGAATATAAGATCCCTCTGGGATCATTCTTTGAGGCAACAAAGAATTGCAGATTTAAGCCTTGAGGATCATTTTTCCTTAGTAGCGAGAAGTTATTCTGTATTGCTTTGTACTGTTGTAAAGTAAGCTTTTCGGACAATTTCTTTAAGGTGTTTGCATCGAGATCGGATGAACCTGACCCATTCTCCGTTAGATCGTTAAACTCTTCTGGTTTTACTAAATCTAAAATCAATGGATCTTCTCTCCAGTTCCATTCACTCAGGAATCTCAATATCTTGAGGAACCCGTTTTCGACAGAGCCAGGAATGCAAAATGGTGCAGCATCAACGAAAGGTTTAATTGCAATCAGCTCAATGAACTCCTCAGATAGATGACCAATTAATAAATGGGAGTCCAGCCACCTTTTGAACAAACGTACTACTGGAGAGTAGAAAGGCAAACTATGAGAGATGACCTCTATGGTCCTCGTGTGTCTAATAGAAGCCTGATATTTGGCAGTAAACGTCAAGAAAGCTTCCTCCAACGCGGGTTTTAGTTCACTTCTCGCAGTGTTAATGGCCCTTAGATACATAACCTCATCACGCTCTGTTAAAACTCTAAACTTAAAGCCATAACCTTCAGGAGTGAGGATGTTCAAAGTAACAATATCAAGGTTATATGGAATAGACTCATCACGACTAAAATAAAATTTATATTGTTCACCGTGTGTGGCGGATAACTGATCTTGaatttttaataaaaatgCAGTTTTTGCCTTCTCCAGGGCAGAAAGCTCATCAGGCCACTTTGTAGAACTTTCAAATTCTATGATCACTTCTTGTAAGAAATCTGGGTTTGAATATGCAAATGGAACTGGCTGGCACAAAGTTGTGTATCTAAATGCAGAGCCAACCGGTAAAATTGACTTAATATTAAGCGGCAATTTCAATTTGAACAAATGAGCGTATAGTGCATCAAAGGACTTTTTTACATTATAGAAGCTTGACATGTTTAGCACGGATAACTTTGATGCGCCAGGAACATTTGGTAAAGGTAGGAGGTCATGGAACTTCTTTGTTACTTTGTCAGAAAGCTCAGCATCTTCAGATAAATGCCTTTTGTAGGCGAATTCTAAAATAGAAGTAATCACTGGTTCACTTGAAGACGTTGACCACACACAGCAGTGCATAATTGAACCATTTTTGAACCTACGTAAGGATGCTTTTCTACCCCAGAAGTTTTTAAATTCAATAGCCTCGGATGATTCCTCCT belongs to Eremothecium sinecaudum strain ATCC 58844 chromosome IV, complete sequence and includes:
- the MRD1 gene encoding RNA-binding ribosome biosynthesis protein MRD1 (Syntenic homolog of Ashbya gossypii ADR035C; Syntenic homolog of Saccharomyces cerevisiae YPR112C (MRD1)) → MSRIIVKGLPKYLTEDRLRNHFEKRLNQIHPSADGLLTDIKIIKDRHGDSRGFAFLGYRSESDAFDAVNYFDGSYIDTSKIEASMAKSFADPRVPVPMREKRREALKRLREKEEELLSQGNKKRNIKPEATRRNINADIAKNKQLQEFIETMKPSSKVASWETVGKSSGQAKENEDSTSNPLLKLLSGAVEGEEEGGDTFKIPENHSDDEYTDLNKHKSTEGEENMMSLEDFDAQKKPKTDEESTLAQDETVSDLDWLKNRRIRIREGEDQEAKPSALKEDVPIEQKQDTVVIQESEVSHEEENLAKIKKTGRLFLRNILYSATEDDFRKLFEPYGELEEVHIALDTRTGKCKGFAYVLFKNPDHAANAYVELDKQIFQGRLLHILPADEKKSHRLDEFDLKNLPLKKQRELKRKASATRQIFTWNSLFMNQNAVLSSVAAKLGIEKSQLIDPENSSSAVKQALAEAHVIGDVRKYFESRGVDLAKFGDFKKASERDDSILLLKNFPFGTTREELAELCLSFGKLQRILMPPSGTIAIVQFRDVTSARAAFAKLSFKRFKEGILYVEKGPKGCFTREAQGDELAADDSQSEAEVKELRTTVDDIKSSKEQSEVVDEDSTVVDGPTVSIFVKNLNFSTTSAQLSDKFSPFSGFVVAQVKTKPDHKHPGKTLSMGFGFVEYRTKEQALAVISAMDGTVMDGHRIQLKLSQKKSGNTSEKTPKKNTGKIIVKNLSFEATRKDVFELFSSFGQLKSVRVPKKFDKSARGFAFIEFLLPKEAENAMDQLQGVHLLGRRLVMQYAEQESDDVDEQIEKMTNKMKKQRATAELGAMINAGKRKLNLEENDENDGLNGF
- the DRN1 gene encoding Drn1p (Syntenic homolog of Ashbya gossypii ADR034W; Syntenic homolog of Saccharomyces cerevisiae YGR093W; 1-intron in Ashbya gossypii), with the protein product MTKAKILVLGANSESLQEILLKSAKLNAKSGPFDCSIILGSALKSLLFDPKEPVTGPTFVTNGGSNLSDKSGSHEICENIKLLNNYGVYQISCGLKIGYLTINDDGVANLKDEIMTVFSKASGVHILLTHYWPSVIRLGKSSLGREFIDEIVTTTKPFYHFSALGENFFELEPFKWYDSEDPIITRFINLGIYGTGEKWAYAFNITFDTDEKVIIPENIIDNPFLRAKRSLESPQSSSTKKPKVLLPSSCHFCLSNPNVADHMVISVSKLSYLTIAKGPLSIPRDEMEFSGHCLIIPIEHIPKLNHSNSKSDDILNTPLALDMSKFEESIVNMNYKNYDMCTVVFEINSSNSIHYHKQVIPVPKYFIANFVNALNRQVHLNNERFTSNAKFEFQEYTGIKNAEYLVLLNDPATNYLQFTVYETPKTDPKIYIATFEADERLDLQFGRRVLAFLLKLPRRVLWNSKICEQRKEDEEAEVEKFQIGYKTFDFTI
- the ANT1 gene encoding Ant1p (Syntenic homolog of Ashbya gossypii ADR036C; Syntenic homolog of Saccharomyces cerevisiae YPR128C (ANT1)), giving the protein MTSLESAVVGATASSLASLIVYPLDIMKVTVQTRLKPRSDPELGRCVSNLTAANQQEIKTEDNNGLLKLLRNIYETEGFQGFYKGIGASTVSGFVQSFSYFYWYTLVRKHYFRLNLKDGVGRKFNSAEELMLGVIAASVSQLFVNPFNLIATQQQTRNGKESTLGVLDVVKEIYHESESITGFWKGLKVSLLLTINPSITFATYEKLKDVLFPNEAHNTGKELVDSNSALSPAQNFVLGLLSKVVSTVVTQPLIVAKASLQRSGSPFKGIQEVFRYLYNHEGLLAFWKGLGLQVLKGMLVQGLIFMFKGELTKLLRLTLRYIKALQTNKGLRSPLVTLIYR